From a single Streptomyces sp. NBC_01264 genomic region:
- a CDS encoding beta-ketoacyl-ACP synthase 3 produces MTPPATRPAAPAAVLEGIAGYVPPRVVANAGLPTAWGVDDAWVHRRTGIRERRRADPGVSTGELALEAGRRALAVAGGAPVDTVLVATSTPDRPMPAMAPQLATRLGLGGAAAWDVNAACSGFLYGLATAAGALLSGCADRVLLVAADLYSTLLDPEDRSAGIVFGDGAGAVVLRRGRAGEPGSILAFDLGSDGSGDELIEVRGGGARERSAPEAHGPGDRHFRMRGREVFQHAVTRMTQSSQTVLKHAGWSPEDVDRFCAHQANARIVKAVGERLPVPGPRRVTNIERVGNTGAASIPLALADAASRGELHAGERVLLTTFGAGLTWGSAAVLWPRLERAVPGIEPAP; encoded by the coding sequence TTGACGCCCCCGGCCACCCGCCCCGCCGCTCCCGCGGCGGTGCTGGAGGGGATCGCCGGTTACGTTCCGCCCCGGGTGGTCGCCAACGCCGGGCTCCCCACGGCATGGGGCGTCGACGACGCCTGGGTGCACCGCCGCACCGGAATCCGCGAGCGGCGCCGGGCCGATCCCGGCGTGTCCACCGGCGAGCTCGCCCTGGAAGCCGGGCGCCGCGCCCTGGCCGTGGCGGGCGGCGCTCCGGTGGACACCGTGCTCGTGGCCACCTCCACCCCGGACCGGCCCATGCCGGCCATGGCCCCGCAGCTGGCCACCCGTCTGGGCCTGGGTGGCGCGGCGGCCTGGGACGTGAACGCAGCCTGCAGCGGCTTCCTGTACGGGCTGGCCACCGCCGCCGGCGCCCTGCTCTCCGGCTGCGCCGACCGGGTGCTGCTCGTGGCGGCCGACCTGTACTCGACCCTCCTGGACCCCGAGGACCGCTCGGCCGGCATCGTCTTCGGCGACGGCGCGGGCGCCGTCGTGCTCCGCCGGGGCCGCGCCGGCGAACCGGGGAGCATCCTGGCCTTCGACCTCGGTAGCGACGGCTCGGGCGACGAACTGATCGAGGTGCGCGGCGGCGGGGCCCGGGAGCGCTCCGCCCCGGAGGCCCACGGCCCCGGCGACCGGCACTTCCGCATGCGGGGGCGCGAGGTCTTCCAGCACGCGGTGACCCGGATGACCCAGTCCTCGCAGACCGTACTGAAGCACGCGGGCTGGTCGCCCGAGGACGTGGACCGGTTCTGCGCCCATCAGGCCAACGCCCGCATCGTGAAGGCCGTCGGGGAGCGCCTGCCCGTCCCCGGTCCGCGCCGGGTGACCAACATCGAGCGGGTCGGCAACACCGGCGCCGCGTCCATCCCGCTCGCCCTGGCCGACGCCGCCTCGCGCGGCGAACTGCACGCCGGGGAAAGGGTGCTGCTCACCACCTTCGGCGCCGGGCTCACCTGGGGGTCGGCCGCCGTGCTCTGGCCACGGCTGGAGCGTGCGGTGCCCGGCATCGAACCGGCGCCCTGA
- a CDS encoding carbohydrate ABC transporter permease, which yields MARTLDTPTPTPTPTPVRTATAAAPAPRRGLLRQSAGRQHHAGPLTYVLLGLAALVSLFPLYWNLVAASHRGERVVEAPAPLLPGPRLFDNLAFAWNQVDMGEALVNTTVVAGLVSLSTVLFSTLAGFAFAKLPFKGRGALLALVVATMTIPPQLSVIPLYQIITGLGWVDQLQSVVLPSLVAAFGVFFMRQYLIEALPVELVEAARMDGAHSLRIIWHVVFPVARPAMAVLGMLVFVQAWNDFFWPFIALTPDGNPTLQVALAGLGAGAHTVDQAVVLTGALISTLPLLLVFAVLGKHIVGGITAGAVKN from the coding sequence ATGGCGCGCACGCTCGACACGCCCACACCCACCCCTACGCCCACGCCCGTACGGACGGCCACGGCCGCCGCCCCGGCGCCCCGCCGCGGGCTGCTGCGCCAGTCGGCCGGCCGTCAGCACCACGCGGGACCGCTGACGTACGTCCTCCTCGGCCTGGCGGCCCTCGTCTCCCTCTTCCCGCTGTACTGGAACCTCGTGGCCGCCTCCCACAGGGGCGAGCGCGTGGTCGAGGCTCCGGCCCCGCTGCTGCCCGGCCCCCGGCTCTTCGACAACCTCGCCTTCGCCTGGAACCAGGTGGACATGGGCGAGGCACTGGTCAACACGACCGTCGTGGCCGGGCTCGTGTCCCTGTCCACCGTCCTGTTCTCCACCCTGGCCGGCTTCGCCTTCGCCAAGCTGCCCTTCAAGGGCCGGGGCGCCCTGCTGGCACTGGTGGTGGCGACCATGACGATCCCGCCGCAGCTCAGCGTGATCCCGCTCTATCAGATCATCACCGGTCTCGGCTGGGTCGATCAGCTCCAGTCGGTCGTCCTGCCCTCGCTGGTCGCCGCCTTCGGCGTGTTCTTCATGCGCCAGTACCTCATCGAGGCACTGCCGGTGGAGCTGGTGGAGGCGGCCCGGATGGACGGCGCGCACAGCCTGCGCATCATCTGGCACGTGGTGTTCCCCGTGGCCCGGCCCGCGATGGCGGTCCTCGGGATGCTCGTCTTCGTCCAGGCCTGGAACGACTTCTTCTGGCCGTTCATCGCGCTGACCCCGGACGGGAATCCGACCCTCCAGGTCGCCCTGGCCGGTCTCGGGGCGGGAGCCCACACGGTCGACCAGGCCGTCGTGCTGACCGGCGCGCTCATCTCCACGCTGCCGCTGCTCCTGGTCTTCGCCGTGCTCGGCAAGCACATCGTGGGCGGGATCACGGCCGGCGCCGTCAAGAACTGA
- a CDS encoding carboxymuconolactone decarboxylase family protein — MTTEPPGPPEPPVRITPLPPERWTPALRGLLAGSAKDGPGRVNLFGTLAHHPGLAHAWLSLARVLTHEGTLSSRQRELVVLRTAHRRGGSFVFDRHRAVAADAGLDSREVAAMTAPLAEHPWSEADLALLEASDALAAGEPLAQPLWDRLAGGLRPDQLIELLILAGQCATMCATLGALHTPPDGGRPPSG; from the coding sequence ATGACCACCGAACCTCCCGGACCTCCCGAACCTCCCGTACGCATCACCCCGTTGCCGCCCGAGCGGTGGACTCCCGCGCTGCGCGGGCTGCTGGCCGGATCCGCCAAGGACGGGCCGGGCCGGGTGAACCTCTTCGGCACCCTCGCCCACCATCCCGGTCTCGCCCACGCCTGGCTCTCCCTCGCCCGGGTCCTGACCCATGAGGGGACCTTGTCCAGCCGTCAGCGGGAGCTGGTCGTACTGCGCACCGCGCACCGCCGCGGCGGGTCCTTCGTGTTCGACCGGCACCGCGCGGTCGCCGCGGACGCCGGGCTGGACTCCCGGGAGGTGGCGGCGATGACCGCGCCTCTTGCCGAACACCCTTGGTCCGAGGCCGATCTGGCCCTGCTGGAGGCATCCGACGCGCTCGCGGCCGGTGAGCCGCTGGCGCAGCCGCTGTGGGACCGGCTCGCGGGCGGACTGCGCCCCGACCAGCTGATCGAACTGCTGATCCTCGCCGGGCAGTGCGCCACCATGTGCGCCACGCTCGGCGCCCTCCACACCCCGCCCGACGGCGGCCGACCCCCCTCCGGATGA
- a CDS encoding beta-ketoacyl-[acyl-carrier-protein] synthase family protein has protein sequence MTGSPRRSAVAVTGLGLITPAGFGREDSWAGVLRGRSTAQTDPELKDCPVDISCRIPAFAPDQGRIGGRKAWRMGRFTQLAVLAAREAVADAGLDPASWDGARVAVVIGSGLAGAAHLETQTLRHHQGGPDLVSPSLIPMLIPNMAAGEVSADLGAHGPSLATETACSSGATALAVARDLLLSGACDIAIAGGSEAAVTPVVTTGFARMGALSGRVDQPALASRPFAADRDGFVIAEGAAVLVLERPADAAARGRRGYAHLAGAGLTSDAHHPTAPSPGGEYAEAALRAALAEAGLSPADVDHVNAHGTSTPLNDRTEAELIARVLPHGPSVTAPKGVLGHTLGAAGAVDAALTALAIRDSRVPPIANLTAGGSGCGSGSPYDIDCVTGTAREQRVTAAVSHSFGFGGHNVVLLLTAP, from the coding sequence GTGACGGGCTCCCCGCGACGCAGCGCCGTCGCCGTCACCGGCCTGGGGCTGATCACTCCGGCCGGGTTCGGCCGCGAGGACAGCTGGGCCGGCGTGCTCCGGGGCCGCTCCACCGCGCAGACCGATCCCGAGCTGAAGGACTGCCCGGTCGACATCTCCTGCCGGATCCCCGCCTTCGCCCCCGACCAGGGGCGCATCGGCGGCCGCAAGGCCTGGCGGATGGGCCGCTTCACGCAGCTCGCGGTCCTGGCGGCCCGCGAGGCCGTGGCCGACGCGGGACTCGACCCCGCCTCCTGGGACGGGGCGCGGGTGGCCGTGGTGATCGGCTCGGGACTGGCCGGCGCCGCCCATCTGGAAACCCAGACCCTGCGCCACCACCAGGGCGGACCCGACCTGGTCTCCCCCTCCCTCATCCCGATGCTCATCCCGAACATGGCCGCCGGCGAGGTGTCGGCCGACCTCGGTGCCCACGGCCCCTCCCTGGCCACCGAGACGGCCTGTTCCTCCGGAGCTACCGCCCTGGCCGTCGCCCGGGACCTGCTGCTCTCCGGGGCCTGCGACATCGCGATCGCCGGCGGCTCGGAGGCCGCCGTGACCCCGGTGGTCACCACCGGGTTCGCCCGGATGGGCGCCCTGTCCGGGCGGGTGGACCAGCCGGCGCTGGCCTCCAGGCCGTTCGCGGCGGACCGGGACGGCTTCGTCATCGCCGAGGGAGCCGCAGTGCTCGTACTGGAGCGGCCGGCGGACGCGGCGGCCCGCGGACGGCGCGGATACGCGCACCTCGCCGGGGCCGGCCTCACCTCGGACGCACACCATCCGACGGCGCCGTCGCCCGGCGGGGAGTACGCCGAGGCGGCCCTGCGGGCAGCGCTCGCCGAGGCCGGGCTGTCCCCGGCCGACGTCGACCACGTCAACGCCCACGGCACCTCCACCCCCCTCAACGACCGCACCGAGGCCGAGCTCATCGCACGCGTCCTGCCGCACGGCCCCAGCGTGACCGCCCCCAAGGGGGTGCTCGGCCACACCCTCGGCGCCGCCGGCGCCGTGGATGCCGCGCTCACCGCGCTCGCCATCCGGGACTCCCGGGTGCCGCCGATCGCCAATCTCACGGCGGGCGGCTCCGGTTGCGGCTCCGGCTCGCCCTATGACATCGACTGCGTGACCGGCACCGCGCGCGAGCAGCGGGTCACCGCCGCCGTCAGTCACTCCTTCGGCTTCGGCGGGCACAACGTGGTGCTCCTCCTCACCGCGCCCTGA
- a CDS encoding 3-oxoacyl-ACP synthase III family protein produces the protein MAVHSAVVHATVHVPEGRQSVSAVEDRFRAGSPGIPMSRGVLQHMYGLAQRTVAPPEEQPSDLAVHAARSLLEESSTPVRTVDLLLYAGILADMEEPATAHVVAAKLGLDCPVFDLKNACNGVLNALEVADAFIRTGQYRRVLITSAEVSTRESRWSVTDPDELLGALPSLSTGDMGSAVLVCASTRPGILGSRFFANSWGWQAATLPNPYANHRTMGRLEIDSARLVASFDGMPAKVRGAVRELGVNVEDFDLVCVHQPSVPFTRVACGWVGVDPSRILSTFPAHGNVATNTIPLQLATALNSDRLHPGDLVGMFGFASGASAGVVVCRW, from the coding sequence TTGGCCGTTCACAGTGCCGTCGTCCACGCCACCGTCCACGTACCGGAGGGACGCCAGAGCGTCTCCGCGGTCGAGGACCGCTTCCGGGCGGGCAGCCCGGGCATCCCGATGTCCCGGGGTGTGCTCCAGCACATGTACGGGCTGGCCCAGCGCACGGTGGCCCCGCCCGAGGAGCAGCCCTCCGACCTGGCGGTGCACGCAGCCCGCAGTCTGCTGGAGGAGAGCAGCACCCCGGTCCGGACGGTGGACCTGCTGCTGTACGCCGGCATCCTCGCCGATATGGAGGAACCGGCCACCGCCCATGTGGTGGCGGCCAAACTCGGCCTGGACTGCCCGGTGTTCGACTTGAAGAACGCCTGCAACGGCGTACTGAACGCGCTGGAGGTGGCCGACGCCTTCATCCGGACCGGACAGTACCGGCGGGTGCTGATCACCAGCGCCGAGGTCAGCACCCGCGAGAGCCGCTGGAGCGTCACCGACCCGGACGAGCTGCTGGGCGCCCTGCCGAGCCTGAGCACCGGCGACATGGGCTCGGCGGTGCTGGTCTGCGCGAGCACCCGGCCCGGGATCCTCGGGAGCCGGTTCTTCGCCAACTCCTGGGGCTGGCAGGCGGCGACGCTGCCCAATCCGTACGCGAACCACCGCACGATGGGCCGCCTGGAGATCGACTCGGCCCGGCTCGTGGCCTCCTTCGACGGGATGCCGGCCAAAGTGCGCGGCGCGGTGCGCGAACTCGGTGTGAACGTCGAGGACTTCGACCTCGTCTGCGTGCACCAGCCGTCCGTGCCCTTCACCCGGGTGGCCTGCGGCTGGGTGGGCGTGGACCCCTCGCGGATCCTGTCCACCTTCCCGGCGCACGGCAACGTCGCGACCAACACCATCCCTCTGCAGCTCGCCACCGCTCTGAACTCGGACCGGCTCCACCCGGGCGACCTGGTGGGCATGTTCGGGTTCGCGAGCGGCGCGAGCGCCGGCGTCGTCGTCTGCCGGTGGTGA
- a CDS encoding purine-cytosine permease family protein has translation MASRDPGTGTGTDKGTGTGTGTDTDRPGRIEAHGIDHVPDRERHGRARELFPVWAAANVNYLSMVVGGALILMGLSLGQAVAVIVLGSLFWAPIGLLAASGPASGTPSEVIARAMYGVRGNRVNIAVNGWLLCICYIALNLAAAAFAAFVLVEKAGIDTNSGVKVAVVVVIAALTLAIGVYGHATMVKLYPPIALALTVTFAVVAGYVCTRADLGHQPARPLTGVALWATLAAGLTLIASGPLSYTNSADFSRYLPRDASPWAVAGWTALGGFLPGVLLTSLGALAATVLDMTEPQAGLEGILPAWFSPVFLLAIVLGTIANNAMTAYSSGLALQAAGVHVRRSLGVLVDGALGVAVTLYALLVSNFLDTVGNLLQLTVVVLGPSTAVYATDILLRGCRYDGPALTDESPGSPFWYTGGVNLAGALALTAGIAASALCVDTLYTGPVARALGGVDLSLPVGIVVSASLYGLLMHRSLRGRSIAPPA, from the coding sequence ATGGCATCCAGGGATCCGGGCACCGGAACCGGTACGGACAAGGGCACGGGCACGGGAACGGGCACGGATACGGACCGGCCCGGCCGGATCGAGGCCCACGGCATCGACCACGTCCCCGACCGGGAACGCCACGGCCGGGCCCGTGAGCTCTTCCCCGTCTGGGCCGCGGCGAACGTCAACTACCTGAGCATGGTGGTCGGCGGCGCCCTGATCCTCATGGGCCTGAGCCTGGGTCAGGCCGTCGCGGTCATCGTGCTGGGCAGCCTGTTCTGGGCGCCGATCGGCCTGCTGGCCGCCTCGGGACCGGCCTCGGGCACCCCGAGCGAGGTGATCGCTCGGGCGATGTACGGAGTCCGCGGCAACCGGGTGAACATCGCGGTCAACGGCTGGCTGCTCTGCATCTGCTACATCGCCCTCAACCTGGCCGCCGCCGCGTTCGCCGCCTTCGTCCTCGTGGAGAAGGCGGGCATCGACACGAACAGCGGTGTCAAGGTCGCCGTCGTCGTGGTCATCGCCGCCCTCACCCTGGCCATCGGCGTCTACGGGCACGCCACCATGGTGAAGCTCTACCCCCCGATCGCGCTCGCCCTCACGGTCACCTTCGCCGTCGTCGCCGGTTACGTGTGCACCCGCGCCGACCTCGGCCACCAGCCCGCGCGACCGCTGACGGGAGTCGCCCTCTGGGCCACCCTCGCGGCCGGCCTCACCCTCATCGCCTCGGGCCCGCTCTCGTACACCAACAGCGCGGACTTCTCCCGCTACCTGCCGCGCGATGCCTCCCCGTGGGCCGTCGCGGGCTGGACCGCGCTCGGCGGGTTCCTGCCCGGAGTCCTCCTCACCTCACTGGGCGCCCTCGCCGCGACCGTCCTGGACATGACCGAACCGCAGGCCGGACTGGAGGGCATCCTGCCCGCCTGGTTCTCACCCGTGTTCCTGTTGGCGATCGTGCTCGGCACGATCGCCAACAACGCCATGACCGCCTACAGCTCGGGCCTCGCCCTCCAGGCCGCCGGCGTCCACGTCCGGCGCTCCCTGGGGGTCCTCGTCGACGGAGCGCTCGGGGTCGCGGTGACCCTGTACGCGCTCCTCGTCTCCAACTTCCTCGACACGGTCGGCAACCTCCTCCAGCTGACCGTCGTCGTGCTCGGACCCAGCACGGCCGTCTACGCGACCGACATCCTGCTGCGGGGCTGCCGCTACGACGGTCCCGCGCTCACCGACGAGAGCCCGGGCAGCCCCTTCTGGTACACCGGGGGCGTCAACCTGGCGGGCGCCCTGGCCCTGACGGCGGGCATCGCGGCATCCGCCCTCTGCGTGGACACCCTGTACACGGGCCCCGTCGCCCGGGCCCTGGGCGGCGTGGACCTCTCGCTGCCCGTCGGCATCGTGGTGTCGGCCTCCCTCTACGGGCTCCTGATGCACCGCTCCTTACGAGGCCGGTCCATCGCGCCGCCCGCCTGA
- a CDS encoding GH1 family beta-glucosidase — protein sequence MTASETRPLTAVRSFPSGFLWGTATAAYQIEGAAREGGRTPSIWDTFSHTPGKVFEGHTGDVAVDHYHRFPEDVRLMSELGLGAYRFSVSWSRVQPTGRGPAVQKGLDFYRRLVDELLAAGVTPALTLYHWDLPQELEDAGGWPERATAERFAEYAGLVADALGDRVKHWITLNEPWCSAFLGYASGVHAPGRTDPVAALRAAHHLNLGHGRAVQALRAALPRDAQVAVSLNLHEVRPLTPSAGDREAARRIDAVGNRIWLGPMLEGAYPEDLLADTAGLTDWSFVRDGDTATVHQPLDLLAVNYYTPTVVSRAARGESVPQDDGHGNSEHSPWPGAEGVAFHRAPGERTAMGWPVDASALYELLTRTAARYPGLPLVVSENGAAYEDEVGPDGTVHDPLRAAYIHAHLDAVHRAIADGVDVRGYFLWSLLDNFEWSYGYAKRFGAIHVDYETLERTPKSSARWYARVARTGELRAPSES from the coding sequence ATGACCGCGTCCGAGACCCGGCCGCTCACCGCCGTCCGCTCTTTCCCGTCCGGCTTCCTCTGGGGCACGGCCACCGCCGCGTACCAGATCGAGGGCGCCGCCCGTGAAGGCGGCCGGACCCCGTCCATCTGGGACACCTTCTCGCACACCCCCGGCAAGGTCTTCGAAGGCCATACCGGTGACGTGGCGGTGGACCACTACCACCGCTTCCCCGAAGACGTCCGGCTGATGTCCGAACTCGGCCTGGGCGCCTACCGGTTCTCCGTCTCCTGGTCGCGCGTCCAGCCGACCGGACGGGGCCCGGCGGTCCAGAAGGGCCTGGACTTCTACCGCCGGCTCGTCGACGAGCTGCTCGCCGCCGGTGTCACCCCCGCCCTGACCCTCTACCACTGGGACCTCCCCCAGGAGCTGGAGGACGCGGGGGGCTGGCCGGAGCGCGCGACGGCCGAGCGCTTCGCCGAGTACGCGGGCCTGGTGGCCGACGCACTCGGGGACCGGGTGAAGCACTGGATCACCCTCAACGAGCCCTGGTGCAGCGCGTTCCTCGGCTACGCCTCCGGTGTGCACGCCCCGGGCCGGACCGACCCGGTCGCCGCCCTGCGTGCCGCCCACCACCTCAATCTCGGTCACGGCCGCGCCGTCCAGGCCCTGCGGGCGGCGTTGCCCCGGGACGCTCAGGTCGCGGTCTCCCTCAACCTCCATGAGGTGCGTCCCCTGACGCCCTCGGCCGGTGACCGGGAGGCGGCCCGGCGCATCGACGCCGTCGGCAACCGGATCTGGCTGGGCCCGATGCTGGAGGGCGCCTATCCCGAGGACCTGCTCGCCGACACCGCGGGCCTGACCGACTGGTCCTTCGTCCGCGACGGTGACACCGCCACGGTGCACCAGCCCCTGGACCTGCTCGCCGTGAACTACTACACCCCGACGGTCGTCTCGCGGGCGGCGCGGGGGGAGAGCGTGCCGCAGGACGACGGGCACGGCAACAGCGAGCACTCGCCGTGGCCGGGCGCGGAGGGCGTGGCCTTCCACCGGGCTCCGGGGGAACGTACGGCGATGGGCTGGCCGGTCGACGCGAGCGCCCTGTACGAGCTGCTGACCCGGACCGCCGCCCGGTATCCCGGGCTGCCGCTCGTGGTCAGCGAGAACGGAGCGGCGTACGAGGACGAGGTCGGGCCGGACGGCACGGTGCACGATCCGCTGCGCGCCGCCTACATCCACGCCCACCTCGACGCCGTGCACCGGGCGATCGCCGACGGGGTGGACGTGCGCGGCTACTTCCTCTGGTCGCTGCTCGACAACTTCGAGTGGTCGTACGGGTACGCGAAGCGGTTCGGGGCGATCCACGTCGACTACGAGACCCTGGAGCGCACACCCAAATCGAGTGCGCGCTGGTACGCCCGCGTGGCACGGACCGGGGAGCTGCGCGCCCCGTCGGAGTCGTAG
- a CDS encoding phosphopantetheine-binding protein, translating into MPPVQTVLTTVLTEKFEVSPESVLPDATLESLDLDSLALAELALALQEELGVKVEEHEAAKRTTIAELVAVLHSKRTGQDAL; encoded by the coding sequence ATGCCCCCGGTCCAGACCGTCCTCACCACCGTGCTCACCGAGAAGTTCGAGGTCTCCCCCGAGAGCGTCCTGCCCGACGCCACCCTGGAAAGCCTGGACCTCGACTCGCTCGCCCTCGCCGAACTGGCCCTCGCCCTCCAGGAGGAGCTCGGCGTGAAGGTCGAGGAGCACGAGGCCGCCAAGCGCACCACCATCGCCGAGCTCGTGGCCGTGCTCCACTCCAAGCGGACCGGACAGGACGCCCTGTGA
- a CDS encoding putative quinol monooxygenase codes for MIFIVVKFPVKSEYVEQWPELVAEFTRATRAESGNLWFEWSRSLEEPDTYVLVEAFQDDAAEAHVTSAHFRKALETMRPLVTRTPEIVSTTIEGATGWSRMGELQVD; via the coding sequence ATGATCTTCATTGTGGTCAAATTCCCCGTCAAGTCCGAGTACGTCGAGCAGTGGCCCGAGCTGGTCGCGGAGTTCACGCGGGCCACCCGGGCCGAGTCCGGCAACCTGTGGTTCGAGTGGTCCCGGAGCCTGGAGGAGCCGGACACCTATGTCCTGGTCGAGGCGTTCCAGGACGATGCCGCGGAAGCGCACGTCACGTCCGCGCACTTCCGCAAGGCCCTGGAGACCATGCGCCCGCTGGTCACCCGGACACCGGAGATCGTCAGCACCACCATCGAGGGCGCGACCGGCTGGAGCCGGATGGGCGAGCTCCAGGTCGACTGA
- a CDS encoding TetR-like C-terminal domain-containing protein, with translation MDAYATNSTSGDAIPAELIKDTARVHLEKLGGGGLSLDSVAQDCGRTAAEVRALFPHRDDLLTALVIDAYDASGAAMERAHEEAVGVGAPAGVRLLAVTRALRRWSFGHPAEFTLIYGSPVPGYHAPQDTVLPASRTPGVLARIVGAALEGGELTPPRRTVPGPPLLLPAAVEAFGGLPPEPFSDVIERGIVLWSSLIGLLVFQVFSRTHDSVRDEAAFFDYAVAVAAESIGLVVPLDGDAR, from the coding sequence ATGGACGCATACGCAACGAATTCGACATCCGGCGACGCGATCCCGGCAGAGCTGATCAAGGACACCGCGCGGGTGCACCTGGAGAAGCTGGGCGGTGGAGGGCTGTCCCTGGACTCGGTCGCGCAGGACTGCGGCCGTACCGCCGCCGAGGTGCGGGCCCTCTTCCCGCACCGGGACGATCTGCTGACCGCCCTGGTCATCGATGCCTACGACGCGTCCGGCGCCGCCATGGAGCGGGCCCACGAGGAAGCCGTCGGCGTCGGCGCACCTGCGGGTGTACGGCTGCTCGCGGTCACGCGCGCGCTGCGCCGGTGGTCCTTCGGCCACCCCGCCGAGTTCACGCTGATCTACGGATCGCCCGTACCCGGTTACCACGCCCCGCAGGACACCGTCCTGCCCGCCTCGCGCACGCCCGGCGTCCTCGCCCGCATCGTGGGCGCGGCGCTGGAGGGCGGCGAACTGACCCCGCCCCGGCGGACGGTGCCCGGGCCGCCGCTGCTGCTGCCGGCCGCCGTGGAGGCCTTCGGCGGCTTGCCCCCGGAGCCGTTCTCGGACGTCATCGAGCGCGGGATCGTGCTGTGGAGCAGCCTGATCGGGCTCCTGGTGTTCCAGGTCTTCAGCCGCACCCACGACAGCGTCCGCGACGAGGCCGCGTTCTTCGACTACGCCGTCGCCGTGGCGGCCGAAAGCATCGGGCTCGTGGTCCCCCTGGACGGGGACGCCCGCTGA
- a CDS encoding cytochrome P450, with protein sequence MRSATMTVTTTPTAAATTTSGSPAAAPLPLPAPYGSCPYDPPPGYTQAAAGAAVSRAELPDGAPCWLVTGHQEVRAVLADARFSADARTPGFPFLSPGQRQLATAQPSFIRMDDPEHARLRRMVAKDFLTRRVQELRPAVEEVVEAAVEAMTADGRRSADLVADFALPVPSLVICLMLGVPYEDHALFQSLSRTLLDNTTDPGRASGAHRELMGYLAGLAERKRRDPGDDILSRLAVRPDLTPRETASLGFMLLITGHESTTNMAALSVLALLRHPEQAARLRAEPALIPGAVEELLRYLTIIHLGLGRAATEDVTVGGAPIRAGDGVICMLSTANRQPELFGPPATTAEGAAACPAELDVTRDAARRHVAFGHGPHQCLGHTLARVELQIMLEAVLRKLPGLCLAVPEDRLVFQRDTIVYGLRELPVIW encoded by the coding sequence ATGAGATCCGCCACCATGACCGTCACCACCACGCCGACCGCGGCCGCCACCACCACCTCCGGGAGCCCGGCCGCGGCCCCGCTCCCCCTGCCCGCCCCCTACGGCTCCTGCCCCTACGACCCGCCGCCCGGCTACACGCAGGCCGCTGCGGGGGCGGCCGTCAGCCGCGCCGAGCTCCCCGACGGCGCCCCCTGCTGGCTCGTGACGGGCCACCAGGAGGTGCGGGCGGTGCTCGCCGACGCCCGTTTCAGCGCCGACGCACGCACCCCCGGATTCCCCTTCCTCTCCCCCGGCCAGCGTCAACTGGCCACCGCTCAGCCCAGTTTCATCCGGATGGACGACCCGGAGCACGCCCGGCTGCGCCGGATGGTCGCCAAGGACTTCCTGACCCGCCGGGTCCAGGAACTACGCCCGGCCGTCGAGGAGGTGGTCGAGGCGGCCGTCGAGGCCATGACCGCCGACGGCCGGCGCAGCGCCGACCTCGTCGCGGACTTCGCGCTGCCCGTCCCGTCCCTGGTCATCTGCCTGATGCTCGGGGTCCCGTACGAGGACCACGCGCTGTTCCAGTCGCTCAGCCGGACCCTGCTCGACAACACCACCGACCCCGGCCGGGCCTCCGGGGCCCACCGCGAGCTGATGGGCTATCTGGCCGGGCTGGCCGAGCGGAAGCGGCGGGATCCCGGGGACGACATCCTCAGCCGGCTCGCCGTACGGCCCGACCTGACCCCTCGGGAAACGGCCTCGCTCGGCTTCATGCTCCTGATCACCGGCCACGAGAGCACCACCAACATGGCGGCGCTCAGTGTCCTGGCCCTGCTGCGCCACCCCGAGCAGGCCGCCCGGCTGCGGGCCGAACCGGCCCTGATCCCCGGGGCGGTGGAGGAACTGCTGCGCTACCTCACGATCATCCACCTCGGCCTCGGCCGCGCCGCCACCGAGGACGTCACGGTCGGCGGAGCGCCGATCCGCGCCGGGGACGGGGTGATCTGCATGCTGTCCACCGCCAACCGGCAACCGGAGCTCTTCGGCCCCCCGGCCACCACGGCGGAGGGCGCCGCGGCCTGCCCCGCCGAGCTGGACGTGACCCGGGACGCGGCCCGCCGGCACGTGGCCTTCGGTCACGGTCCGCACCAGTGCCTGGGCCACACCCTGGCGCGGGTCGAGCTCCAGATCATGCTGGAGGCCGTCCTGCGCAAGCTCCCGGGCCTGTGCCTGGCCGTACCCGAGGACCGGCTCGTGTTCCAACGGGACACCATCGTCTACGGCTTGAGGGAGCTTCCCGTCATCTGGTGA